A section of the Cydia splendana chromosome 1, ilCydSple1.2, whole genome shotgun sequence genome encodes:
- the LOC134794158 gene encoding uncharacterized protein LOC134794158 yields MALRGRTVGEIPKDAVELTPVEATNYVWELISNWESFSDTWALRYGPVVLGGMSALSGVIINDHYRKKLKLGNFGFFSSVIPISLMPGLMTALFHRHLVSTEMLLMKQEACPICYELKSAAIQWGFGVAYPMVLGPTSALMFASRYSTYRVPNLIEGPKVMFEFLAKLTKPFYSTLVYMGAFQLVMSSVLTYFEMRNHITVRLKILEIEEKVMAERGLE; encoded by the exons ATGGCTTTAAGGGGCAGGACGGTCGGCGAGATTCCGAAAGATGCAGTCGAACTTACGCCTGTCGAAGCTACCAATTATGTTTGGGAGCTAATTTCTAATTGGGAATCTTTCTCCGATAC ATGGGCGTTACGTTACGGGCCGGTGGTCTTAGGAGGCATGAGCGCATTGTCTGGCGTTATCATAAATGACCACTACAGGAAGAAACTAAAGTTGGGCAACTTTGGATTTTTCTCCTCCGTGATACCCATTTCCCTGATGCCTGGATTGATGACGGCATTGTTTCATAGACAT TTGGTATCAACAGAGATGTTATTGATGAAGCAAGAAGCCTGTCCCATTTGCTACGAGCTCAAATCTGCAGCCATCCAGTGGGGCTTCGGTGTCGCCTACCCCATGGTGTTGGGACCTACATCTGCTTTAATG TTCGCCAGCAGATACTCCACATACAGAGTACCCAATCTAATAGAGGGACCTAAAGTAATGTTCGAGTTCTTAGCAAAACTAACCAAGCCCTTCTACTCAACTTTAGTTTACATGGGCGCGTTCCAGTTGGTGATGTCGTCTGTGCTGACATATTTTGAAATGAGGAATCATATTACTGTCAGGTTAAAGATTTTGGAGATTGAAGAAAAAGTTATGGCCGAACGTGGGCTTGAATAG